Proteins encoded within one genomic window of Triticum aestivum cultivar Chinese Spring chromosome 2D, IWGSC CS RefSeq v2.1, whole genome shotgun sequence:
- the LOC123048262 gene encoding transcription factor E2FC, producing the protein MDGSPSLPLPLPLPRPRPAQRPPLPPQVFLRCPAPPRGAVPAAPPHVHYFRAPSPIPVYSPRLPGPRYIAARPPPAPAAAAAAPPRPPQASPAQLPHPRPPQPVYENVVPPARRRGRPKSKAPENEQKIEIENAQSEVGKGEISQGHHKESTTGPTKGIKRARKPHGSIEGDAANNCRYDSSLGLLTKKFINLLKGAEDGTLDLNKAVEILEVQKRRIYDITNVLEGVDLIEKGLKNTIRWKGFDMLLPKEVELQTSALKEELDSSHDEECRLDEEIREAQEKLLALKLNKDKKKWLYLSKEDICEIPHLQGSTRIAIHAPHGTCVEVPDPNADMDICKDLESQEKHYQLLLRSSMGPIDCYLISDHQGVSDPEQVAQDNLDHASTAGGSDAPRPVDDHPSQAPEKGEGDTVGKHTSEPSSTHERMPGILKIVLPDTDRDADYWLASDVDATMTETWAT; encoded by the exons ATGGACGGCTCCCCCAGCCTCCCcctcccgctcccgctcccgcgCCCGCGCCCCGCCCAGCGCCCCCCGCTCCCGCCGCAGGTCTTCCTCCgatgccccgcgccgccgcggggcgccgtccccgccgcgccgccgcacgtGCACTACTTCCGCGCCCCGTCGCCCATCCCCGTCTACTCCCCGCGGCTCCCCGGGCCCCGCTACATCGCCGCCCGGCCCCCTCCCGCGCCCGCTGCTGCCGCCGCGGCGCCCCCGCGGCCGCCCCAGGCCTCCCCCGCGCAGCTGCCGCATCCGAGGCCGCCGCAGCCGGTGTACGAGAACGTCgtgccgccggccaggaggagagggaggcccAAGTCCAAGGCGCCG GAAAATGAGCAGAAAATTGAAATAGAAAATGCCCAGTCTGAAGTTGGGAAGGGAGAGATTAGTCAAGGGCATCATAAGGAGAGTACCACTGGACCAACAAAAGGTATCAAGCGAGCAAGAAAACCACATGGATCAATTGAAG GAGATGCAGCAAACAACTGCCGCTATGACAGTTCACTAG GTCTGCTGACAAAGAAATTCATCAACCTGCTTAAAGGAGCAGAAGATGGAACCCTTGATTTAAATAAAGCAGTTGAGATACTGGAG GTGCAAAAGCGGAGGATATATGATATAACAAATGTCCTGGAAGGTGTAGATTTAATTGAAAAGGGCCTGAAGAATACGATTCGTTGGAA GGGATTTGACATGTTACTGCCTAAGGAGGTGGAGCTCCAAACTTCTGCATTGAAG GAGGAACTAGACTCATCACATGATGAAGAATGCAGGTTGGATGAGGAAATACG AGAAGCACAAGAGAAACTGCTGGCGCTCAAACTAAATAAGGACAAAAAAAA GTGGTTGTATCTTTCCAAGGAAGATATTTGTGAGATTCCTCACTTACAG GGATCCACTCGTATTGCAATACATGCTCCTCATGGAACCTGTGTTGAGGTTCCAGATCCTAATGCG GATATGGACATCTGCAAGGACCTGGAATCTCAAGAAAAGCATTACCAGCTTCTCTTGAGAAGTTCAATGGGTCCCATTGATTGCTATTTGATAAG TGACCATCAGGGGGTATCCGACCCAGAGCAGGTGGCACAAGACAATTTGGATCATGCATCCACAGCTGGAGGTTCAGAtgctccaaggccggtggatgatCATCCAAGTCAAGCTCCCGAAAAGGGAGAGGGCGACACTGTCGGCAAGCATACATCGGAACCATCCAGTACACATGAACGGATGCCTGGCATTCTGAAAATCGTACTGCCAGATACTGAT CGTGATGCTGATTACTGGCTCGCATCTGACGTTGACGCTACCATGACTGAAACATGGGCCACTTAG